A region from the Microcebus murinus isolate Inina chromosome 3, M.murinus_Inina_mat1.0, whole genome shotgun sequence genome encodes:
- the LOC105884311 gene encoding MICOS complex subunit MIC26 encodes MFKVIQRSVGPASLSLLTLKVYAAPKKDSPPPHPMKIDELSLYSAPVGQSKYVEEPRTQLEESISQLRHYFEPYTRWCQETYSQTKPKIQTLVQWGLDSYEYLQNAPPGFFPRLGVIGFAGLVGLLLARGSKVKKLVYPPGFMGLAASIYYPQQAIPFVQVSGEKLYDWGLRRYIVVEDLWKGSFQKPGNVKNSPGNK; translated from the coding sequence ATGTTCAAGGTAATTCAGAGGTCTGTGGGGCCAGCCAGCCTGAGCCTACTCACCTTAAAAGTCTATGCAGCACCGAAAAAGGACTCACCTCCCCCACATCCCATGAAGATTGATGAGCTTTCACTCTACTCAGCTCCTGTGGGTCAATCTAAATATGTGGAAGAACCACGGACCCAACTTGAAGAAAGCATCTCACAGCTCCGACATTACTTCGAGCCATATACACGTTGGTGTCAGGAAACATACTCTCAAACTAAGCCCAAGATACAAACTTTGGTTCAGTGGGGGTTAGACAGCTATGAATATCTCCAAAATGCACCTCCTGGATTTTTCCCAAGACTTGGTGTTATTGGTTTTGCTGGACTTGTTGGACTCCTTTTGGCTAGAGGTTCAAAAGTAAAGAAGCTGGTATATCCACCTGGTTTCATGGGATTAGCTGCCTCTATCTATTATCCACAACAAGCCATCCCATTTGTCCAGGTCAGCGGGGAGAAATTATATGACTGGGGTTTACGAAGATACATAGTCGTAGAAGATTTATGGAAGGGGAGCTTTCAAAAGCCAGGAAATGTGAAGAATTCACCTGGAAATAAGTAG